A window of Mucilaginibacter paludis DSM 18603 contains these coding sequences:
- a CDS encoding RagB/SusD family nutrient uptake outer membrane protein: MRSLHKIFSMAMTGILLTGCQKYVDIKTQGQLTPGDITNYRYLLNNTSAYEGGPRMSDLASDDAGIVDGSTQQLALAASVSYAWFANSYTWQAAYPVTTSAFTDYEWNAMYNTIAYCNTVTTEVPTSTGGTDADKAELIAEALVHRSDAYLMLVNTYAKPYNAATAASDPGVPLLTQETTVQSLVRTPVQTVYNQIITDLKKALPALPATQAYNTLPSKASAYGELARCYLYMNDYTNASKYADSTLALKSTLNDLGPLTVVNTTTYPLRKFDPEVLLSKVPYGGVPFAPTVIRLSDDLLTLLGTKDQRYNLFTCLPSVMTSSYTAAGGRFFYKDKALSEARNIGPSVPEMMLIKAEAYARAGDANNAMLWVNNLRKKRFKAADYADLTATSANDALVKVIDERHREFFCRMLRWWDMRRLKSDPQFQKTYTRTFAGVTYTLEPTSNKYTFQIAGYLIGLNPEIVQNP; this comes from the coding sequence ATGAGATCATTACATAAAATTTTCAGTATGGCGATGACAGGTATTTTGCTTACCGGTTGCCAAAAGTATGTAGATATTAAAACCCAGGGACAACTTACTCCCGGCGATATTACCAATTACCGCTATTTGCTTAATAATACGTCTGCTTACGAGGGTGGACCGCGGATGAGCGATCTGGCCTCAGACGATGCGGGTATAGTAGATGGCAGCACGCAACAACTGGCCCTGGCAGCCAGCGTATCTTATGCGTGGTTTGCCAATAGCTATACCTGGCAAGCTGCATACCCGGTAACTACAAGTGCTTTTACCGATTACGAGTGGAACGCCATGTATAATACAATTGCTTATTGCAATACCGTTACAACAGAAGTACCTACCAGCACCGGTGGTACTGATGCCGATAAAGCTGAGTTGATAGCCGAAGCCCTGGTACATCGTTCCGATGCTTATTTAATGCTGGTTAATACCTATGCTAAGCCTTACAATGCGGCTACCGCGGCATCAGACCCGGGTGTACCGTTGCTTACCCAGGAAACTACCGTACAGTCGCTGGTGCGTACGCCCGTACAAACGGTATATAACCAAATCATAACCGACCTGAAGAAAGCTTTACCGGCATTGCCGGCAACACAAGCCTATAATACCCTTCCGTCAAAGGCATCCGCCTATGGTGAACTGGCCAGGTGTTATCTGTATATGAATGATTATACCAACGCATCCAAATATGCCGATAGCACGCTTGCGCTCAAATCTACTTTGAATGATCTGGGGCCGCTTACCGTAGTAAACACCACTACCTACCCATTAAGAAAGTTTGACCCTGAAGTATTATTGTCAAAAGTACCGTACGGCGGAGTTCCCTTTGCGCCAACTGTGATCCGCCTGAGCGACGACCTGTTAACCCTTTTAGGCACTAAGGATCAGCGCTACAATTTATTTACCTGCCTGCCCAGCGTGATGACTTCATCGTACACGGCGGCAGGTGGTCGTTTCTTTTATAAGGATAAGGCGCTTAGCGAAGCACGTAACATAGGCCCTTCGGTACCCGAGATGATGCTGATCAAAGCAGAAGCTTATGCCCGCGCCGGTGATGCCAACAACGCCATGCTTTGGGTGAACAATTTGAGAAAAAAACGTTTTAAGGCCGCAGACTATGCCGACCTGACTGCCACCAGCGCCAACGATGCCCTTGTAAAAGTGATAGACGAGCGCCACCGCGAATTCTTTTGCCGCATGCTGCGCTGGTGGGATATGCGCCGGTTAAAAAGCGATCCGCAGTTCCAAAAAACTTATACACGTACCTTTGCGGGCGTAACCTACACACTTGAACCTACAAGCAACAAATACACTTTCCAGATAGCCGGTTACCTGATCGGGCTTAATCCGGAGATCGTACAAAACCCTTAA